The following coding sequences lie in one Spinacia oleracea cultivar Varoflay chromosome 1, BTI_SOV_V1, whole genome shotgun sequence genomic window:
- the LOC130466312 gene encoding protein FAR1-RELATED SEQUENCE 5, producing MVDINLNGEPEPEDGTIVNTTKLNSPTVGMCFPSGYEFSEFCHRYYFEKGFEMFVGSNIIKKEYKDKGVSKIGVGELEARPHMMDRIRLKFKKGGVKKSAGSNVTGCRMFVYGIVKNGVFVVFSCDLNHNHPLSPECSRFMVNYRSIDGPTFDRIMINEGGGGGVSISRNFGTQLIEKDGFDNMTFNKKDVRNAIAVERRKTMFEKGDAAGVEEYFKSQRELNCDFYSSMQRDEDGILKNAFWSDARSRGLCRYFGDVISFDTTFTSNRYRMPFSPFFGVNHHSKSIVFAAALISHEDSETFVWVFEEWLKCIKKPPKGILIDQDKAIGKAISKVFPGVPHKLCLWHMLQNASRNLGKLTDWKSIDTLIRTTVHDMLDPNEFDEAWCLVMDK from the exons ATGGTCGATATCAATCTTAATGGTGAACCAGAGCCTGAAGATGGAACTATTGTGAACACTACTAAGTTGAACTCCCCTACCGTTGGAATGTGTTTTCCTTCGGGGTACGAATTTAGTGAATTTTGTCATCGTTATTATTTTGAGAAAGGTTTTGAGATGTTTGTGGGTAGTAACATTATAAAGAAGGAGTACAAGGATAAGGGTGTTTCTAAAATAGGAGTTGGAGAACTTGAGGCTCGGCCGCATATGATGGATAGAATAAGGTTAAAATTTAAGAAGGGAGGTGTTAAAAAAAGTGCCGGGTCTAATGTTACTGGTTGCAGAATGTTTGTTTATGGTATAGTAAAAAATGGAGTGTTCGTAGTTTTTAGTTGTGATTTAAATCATAATCACCCTCTAAGTCCCGAATGTAGTAGATTCATGGTTAATTATAGAAGCATTGATGGACCGACATTTGATAGGATAATGATAAatgaaggggggggggggggtgttagCATCAGTAGAAACTTCGGCACTCAATTGATTGAAAAAGATGGTTTTGACAATATGACGTTTAACAAAAAGGATGTGAGGAACGCCATAGCTGTTGAACGTCGTAAAACAATGTTTGAGAAAGGAGATGCTGCCGGTGTTGAAGAGTATTTCAAATCACAACGAGAATTGAATTGCGATTTTTATAGTTCTATGCAACGAGATGAAGATGGTATTTTAAAGAACGCATTCTGGTCCGACGCGCGTAGTAGAGGACTTTGCAGATATTTCGGGGACGTGATTAGTTTCGACACCACTTTTACTAGCAATCG GTATCGTATGCCATTTTCTCCCTTTTTTGGCGTCAACCATCATAGTAAATCGATAGTCTTCGCTGCCGCTTTAATCTCACATGAAGACAGTGAAACATTTGTTTGGGTGTTTGAGGAATGGCTGAAGTGCATAAAGAAGCCTCCCAAGGGCATTTTGATCGATCAAGACAAGGCAATAGGTAAAGCCATAAGCAAAGTTTTCCCCGGTGTTCCACACAAGCTTTGTTTGTGGCACATGTTACAGAATGCTTCTCGCAATCTCGGCAAGCTTACAGATTGGAAAAGCATTGATACACTCATCCGAACAACTGTCCATGATATGCTTGATCCTAATGAGTTTGATGAGGCTTGGTGCCTTGTGATGGACAAATAA